The sequence below is a genomic window from Uranotaenia lowii strain MFRU-FL chromosome 2, ASM2978415v1, whole genome shotgun sequence.
gcattttaagttttcaataacgatttcAGTTTCTGTTTCTtcagagtaaaaatttcaaaaagaatttaaataagaACAGTTACAGTTGAAGTCTTCAATTGAGCAATTTGCTTCttacgagttttttttaatcgaggGTTGAAATGTGACTTAAAAAAGAAGTACAGTTAACCAGCTGCAGCTGTTTAATTATGTTCTTGAATCCGattactaacaaaaaaaaaataaattaatgaacTTCCGAAACAGCTCATAGCTACTCCCTTTTACGGTGCAAACATATCAAATTTAGTACAAAGTTTTCGAAGTAGCCACATTCCTACCTGTTTTTTCCGACCCAGATCTAGGAAAAGTAAAAATGTATACGATTTATtataaaaacggtttttttacctgttgaaatgttcaatttcatcAGATTGTAACACGGTTATTGAAGAATTTGTCCTATCCAACTTGGGTATTTTTAACTGCACGCTCGCCAACTGCAATCTATTTTAGTACGAACATGTACACGCTCTCTTCGGTTTACTCATATATTGATAAAACAGTGTACTAAAAATGGCAACCCAAAGTTTgtgcacgaaaaaaaaacagtcagaaAATATCGAGAACAATCaggtaaaacaattttttttgatattttaaaaatatttaatttctagGTAAAAAACACCAGTATACcgttatcaatttttgaaaagagcAAATGcgcaaatataaacaaactgaGTCACAAGCTGCGTGAAAAAGTACGTTTGTACCCTTTAATAAATAGAAGATAGTTTGTAGTTTCTagttttaaaagtaaatttgttcttgattattttgtaaGCTCATCCAAACCCgattgcaaaaatttataagaaattttcttactttgcaagtattaattaataaataaatatcacAAAATCTATTATGATGCACTATTTAAATTTATCCTCGGTTTAACGCAAGAAAATGAAGAGATAGAAGATTGATAGAGTACTGGATCGGTTGTTAGagaattgtttcaataaaactaaacaaaaaagggaagtagacaatgaaaacatttatttttttataatccaCCAACTAATACTCCACTTCACAATATAGACATACTATGTGGCGGAGCAACCGGTTTGCGAGCATGTAACGCTTGTACTGAGGCCGGTATTGTGGTACATCCAACACACGAGTGCATGGTTTCGTGAATGAAAATGTCGCAATCAATGCAAAATATTTGCGCACAAGCACCGCACCGATAAACGGTTTTATCGGTCGTTTCGCCAAACAACTTCTGACAGCCATAGCAGTTAGTGGCTCCTTCCAGCTGTCCAAATGGTAGCTCCTCAAAGTGTGGCACCGGAAATAGATGGTGATAAGAACGAGCCAAATGTGGAGCCGATGCCAGGGTAAGCCCACACGAAACACACTCCACCGGAAGTTCGCAGTATTTACTGTAGCATTGGGGACAATGATAGCCACCTGAAGTGAGCTTCGCCGGGTCATCCGCGCTGTCAATGTGACACATACACATTGTCAGTACCGGATCTTTACCATCTTCGGTTTTACCGTGAGGGAATCCCATCTTGATCAAAGAAAAGTCCTGTTGATTTCCGGCCTGCGGAGGGTCGATGTGTTGCAGCAACTGATCCTTGAAATGAGCATCGTCCAGCACTGCTCCATAAACGCCACCCGTTTCCGTGCACAGAAACTTGCAAATACGGATTTCAGCCGATAGACTAACGACAGAACATCGAATTCCTTCGGCTTTGAGCGACTCAATCGTAACGTGGATATCGGTCGGGTCACACGTTGTCAAACTTCCCATAACAATCAGGACCTCGCGGCTGGCATGAGATGGAACCATCTTGAGCGTTTTCAACGCTAGTTCTAGACCATTCTGCAGAGACGGTTCCCCAGTCAGGTTCAACTTATTCAAGTTGTGAACCGCTTTCATGTGTTTCCGGCAACTGCCACCCAgttctgtgattttttccgct
It includes:
- the LOC129746719 gene encoding general transcription factor IIH subunit 2, encoding MADEEEAKEYRWETGYEKTWEAIKEDDDGLVEGSIAEIIQKAKRKRQAMKKGFSKLGMMRHLYIILDCSEAMTVPDLKPTRFICTLKLLEIFIEEFFDQNPISQLGVIALKAKRAEKITELGGSCRKHMKAVHNLNKLNLTGEPSLQNGLELALKTLKMVPSHASREVLIVMGSLTTCDPTDIHVTIESLKAEGIRCSVVSLSAEIRICKFLCTETGGVYGAVLDDAHFKDQLLQHIDPPQAGNQQDFSLIKMGFPHGKTEDGKDPVLTMCMCHIDSADDPAKLTSGGYHCPQCYSKYCELPVECVSCGLTLASAPHLARSYHHLFPVPHFEELPFGQLEGATNCYGCQKLFGETTDKTVYRCGACAQIFCIDCDIFIHETMHSCVGCTTIPASVQALHARKPVAPPHSMSIL